One Qiania dongpingensis genomic window carries:
- a CDS encoding helix-turn-helix domain-containing protein, with product MEFKTFCTGTRTTYREVRLEHELINKFYEIRNPLQEKILSIPDGCVNIWFLWKDGKCQARLIGSALMGKPSLVSNHEQCFGIKFNAGVVPEVFLNDIGHIINNNCPVNKYKDISFMEKEVETMETFEQKLIYFLERDSVFGKNRVNSITKFIVEDVAEKMGNLTVSELADMLGYSQHYTNQVFRRNLGMPIKQYSGIVRIQQAIYGIEMKDRDFIYENLGYYDQSHFIREFKRYTLLTPKSYDKEDWSFV from the coding sequence GTGGAATTTAAGACCTTTTGCACCGGTACGCGCACAACGTACCGGGAAGTACGGCTGGAGCATGAACTGATAAACAAGTTTTATGAAATCAGGAATCCACTGCAGGAAAAGATATTATCCATCCCAGACGGCTGTGTGAATATCTGGTTTCTATGGAAGGACGGAAAATGCCAGGCCAGGCTGATCGGAAGCGCGCTGATGGGAAAACCTTCTCTTGTGAGCAACCATGAACAATGCTTTGGCATAAAATTCAACGCAGGAGTCGTGCCGGAGGTGTTTTTGAACGACATCGGTCATATCATTAATAATAACTGCCCGGTGAATAAATATAAAGACATCTCGTTTATGGAAAAAGAAGTGGAGACTATGGAAACCTTCGAGCAGAAACTGATTTATTTTCTGGAGCGGGATTCCGTCTTCGGGAAGAACCGGGTAAATTCCATTACTAAGTTTATTGTGGAGGACGTTGCGGAGAAAATGGGGAATCTGACGGTTTCAGAGTTGGCTGATATGCTGGGATACAGCCAGCACTATACCAATCAGGTTTTTCGCCGTAATCTTGGTATGCCCATTAAACAATATTCCGGTATCGTGAGAATCCAGCAGGCGATTTATGGAATAGAAATGAAAGACAGAGATTTCATCTATGAAAACCTGGGTTATTATGACCAGTCTCATTTCATCCGTGAATTCAAAAGGTATACACTGCTGACTCCCAAGTCATATGACAAAGAGGATTGGTCTTTTGTATAA
- a CDS encoding aminopeptidase produces MSEKAMKGCEILLHTCGAVKKGERVLVITDDTSKEIGEAMYKCASAFTDTTMVCMPDRSTHGEAPTDAIAAAMKESDVMFSATTFSLYNSSARIEACEAGSRFVNMADYSMEMLEEGCLFTDWGEVRKLVDETKTKIVGKELSITTPAGTDFRTSIVGRHADVGYGVSRDKGEASSPPDAECAVGPADDSAEGVLVIDGSIPLPGLGVIKEPITIKVEKGYITSIEGGKEADILRDTLAGFHDERVYLAAEVGFGLNPAGTLSGRMLEDEGVLGTMHIGIGNNLSYGGTCDTPVHIDLIMKEPTCIVDGHYVIKDGKLQ; encoded by the coding sequence ATGAGCGAGAAGGCAATGAAGGGCTGTGAGATTCTGCTCCATACCTGTGGGGCAGTGAAAAAGGGAGAAAGAGTTCTTGTGATCACCGACGATACCAGTAAAGAGATTGGAGAGGCCATGTATAAATGTGCGTCCGCGTTTACGGATACCACGATGGTATGCATGCCTGACCGTTCTACTCACGGAGAAGCTCCTACTGACGCAATCGCTGCGGCTATGAAGGAATCCGACGTGATGTTTTCTGCTACCACGTTTTCGCTGTATAATAGTTCAGCGAGAATCGAGGCCTGCGAAGCCGGATCCCGATTTGTGAATATGGCGGATTACTCCATGGAGATGCTGGAGGAAGGCTGCCTGTTTACAGACTGGGGTGAAGTCCGCAAACTCGTAGATGAGACGAAGACAAAGATCGTGGGAAAAGAGCTGTCCATTACGACGCCGGCCGGCACCGATTTCCGGACGTCCATTGTTGGGAGACATGCAGATGTGGGATACGGCGTTTCCAGAGATAAAGGCGAGGCTTCTTCCCCGCCCGACGCAGAGTGTGCTGTAGGACCAGCAGACGATTCGGCCGAAGGAGTTTTGGTGATTGACGGAAGCATTCCTCTTCCGGGCCTGGGTGTCATCAAAGAACCGATCACGATCAAAGTAGAAAAGGGATACATCACCTCCATTGAAGGAGGTAAAGAGGCGGATATCCTTCGCGATACACTGGCAGGCTTCCATGACGAACGGGTATATCTGGCGGCAGAGGTAGGCTTTGGCCTGAACCCCGCAGGTACTTTGAGCGGACGCATGCTGGAGGATGAAGGCGTTTTGGGTACCATGCATATCGGTATCGGAAACAATCTGTCCTACGGCGGAACCTGTGATACGCCAGTACATATCGATCTGATCATGAAAGAGCCTACCTGTATTGTGGACGGCCATTATGTGATCAAGGACGGAAAGCTGCAGTAA
- a CDS encoding aminotransferase class I/II-fold pyridoxal phosphate-dependent enzyme, with protein sequence MLIGGFYHVDPELLQKEPEKEDLELRCDTEGKYNRKIYTGNGRTASSYIFLNALHLTEEDVILLPDYLCVSVINSLEVCKAQFRFYRVKKDLTADMEDLRSKVDEKVKVLYVIHYFGVPQPKAVVDEMLRISEENHLVIVEDLTQTLYTKEAGRIGFGDYLVASTRKWMPVTDGGILAVKDGVECPMVPLENAYDEAVYKQLLISIMRDYYDNHPGKDISYYLQLEKEANKARYLDFTPRGMTELTSRILFNMDHKKSMRKRRENYMYLYHQLKDVEGLKLAGEPLDEEGKYVPFGFVVLVEKRQEFYRYLADNGIIGEIQWILPEEYYVPGEDAKYLSDHNVMLQCDQRYGEEEMAFVVNTIKKYFRR encoded by the coding sequence ATGTTAATCGGTGGATTTTACCACGTGGATCCGGAGCTTTTACAAAAAGAGCCGGAGAAGGAAGATTTGGAGCTCCGGTGTGATACGGAAGGGAAATATAACAGAAAGATTTATACGGGAAACGGGCGCACGGCGTCTTCTTATATATTTTTAAACGCCCTGCATCTTACAGAAGAGGATGTGATTCTTCTGCCGGATTATCTTTGTGTATCCGTCATCAATTCTCTGGAAGTGTGTAAAGCGCAGTTCCGCTTTTACCGGGTGAAGAAGGATCTGACGGCGGACATGGAGGACTTGCGGAGTAAGGTGGATGAAAAGGTAAAAGTTCTGTATGTAATCCATTATTTCGGAGTGCCGCAGCCCAAAGCGGTTGTGGATGAAATGCTCCGCATCAGCGAAGAAAATCATCTGGTGATCGTGGAGGATCTGACCCAGACACTTTATACAAAGGAGGCGGGCCGGATTGGGTTCGGAGATTACCTGGTGGCCAGCACGAGGAAATGGATGCCGGTTACAGACGGCGGCATCTTGGCGGTAAAGGACGGAGTGGAATGTCCCATGGTGCCGCTTGAGAACGCTTATGACGAAGCGGTATATAAACAGCTGCTGATTTCCATTATGCGGGATTATTATGATAACCATCCAGGTAAAGATATCTCTTATTACCTGCAGCTGGAAAAAGAAGCAAACAAAGCCCGTTACCTGGATTTTACACCCAGGGGGATGACAGAGCTCACCAGCCGCATCCTGTTCAACATGGATCACAAAAAATCCATGAGGAAGCGCAGGGAAAACTATATGTATCTTTATCATCAGCTGAAGGATGTGGAAGGCCTTAAACTGGCCGGAGAACCTTTGGATGAAGAAGGAAAGTATGTTCCTTTTGGGTTTGTCGTGCTGGTGGAGAAACGGCAGGAATTCTATCGGTATCTGGCGGACAACGGAATCATCGGAGAGATTCAGTGGATTCTTCCGGAGGAGTATTACGTTCCGGGAGAAGACGCTAAATATCTATCGGACCACAACGTCATGCTTCAATGTGACCAGCGTTACGGCGAAGAAGAAATGGCGTTTGTAGTAAATACAATAAAAAAATATTTTAGGAGGTAG
- a CDS encoding M20 family metallopeptidase produces MYQKILDIVKSHEDEMIDLLAQMVKIPSVSGNEAELAKFITEYCGKLGFESEIDRHGNVLVLVKGSKPGKRIAYNNHLDTVPVGEGWTKDPFGAEIIDGKMYGRGSTDCKCGMAAQITAARALVESGIEFAGEIALMYAVDEEVQDISRKGTLKMLKDGFTADMCINGEDVDLHCCLVCEGMLEVKITTMGVGAHGATAFKGVNAIGMMCRIYDEIMKIVPGENKYVKGSINPGVISGGERSSVVPDRCEMKVSRFTVPGETGAMFLGQVNDIIAKLKAEDPTFDAVAELTYDSNPSEVSEEAEVVQAVVKAHEMLGKECPFYGTPQHDDADFMTNYSGIPTVLYGPGTGLKAHMPDEYVILDEVREAAQVYALVNYNVLAEK; encoded by the coding sequence ATGTATCAGAAGATTTTGGACATTGTAAAATCTCACGAAGACGAGATGATCGATCTGCTCGCCCAGATGGTCAAAATACCCAGCGTGAGCGGAAATGAGGCGGAACTGGCAAAATTCATCACCGAATACTGCGGCAAGCTTGGATTTGAAAGCGAGATCGACCGTCATGGCAACGTACTGGTCCTGGTGAAGGGCAGCAAGCCTGGAAAGAGGATTGCTTACAACAACCATCTGGACACAGTTCCGGTGGGAGAAGGCTGGACGAAGGACCCTTTCGGAGCGGAGATCATAGACGGTAAAATGTATGGACGCGGCTCTACAGACTGCAAATGCGGGATGGCAGCTCAGATTACGGCGGCCAGAGCGCTGGTGGAGTCCGGCATTGAATTCGCTGGTGAGATCGCGCTGATGTATGCGGTTGATGAAGAAGTGCAGGATATTAGCCGCAAAGGTACCCTTAAGATGCTGAAGGACGGCTTCACTGCGGATATGTGTATCAATGGAGAGGATGTTGACCTCCACTGCTGTCTGGTATGCGAGGGCATGCTGGAAGTTAAGATCACCACGATGGGCGTGGGCGCCCATGGCGCTACCGCGTTCAAGGGTGTGAATGCGATTGGCATGATGTGCAGAATCTATGATGAGATCATGAAAATCGTTCCCGGAGAGAATAAATATGTAAAGGGTTCCATAAACCCTGGCGTGATTTCCGGAGGAGAGCGATCCAGTGTTGTGCCTGACCGGTGCGAGATGAAGGTTTCCAGGTTTACGGTTCCCGGTGAGACAGGCGCCATGTTCCTTGGACAGGTAAATGATATCATTGCCAAGCTTAAGGCAGAGGATCCCACCTTTGATGCAGTGGCGGAGCTGACCTATGACAGCAATCCTTCTGAGGTTTCCGAAGAAGCTGAGGTTGTGCAGGCTGTTGTAAAGGCTCATGAGATGCTGGGGAAAGAGTGCCCGTTCTATGGGACCCCTCAGCATGATGACGCCGATTTCATGACCAACTACTCCGGTATTCCCACGGTGCTTTACGGGCCGGGTACGGGCCTGAAAGCACATATGCCCGATGAATATGTGATCCTGGATGAAGTGAGAGAAGCCGCGCAGGTCTATGCGCTGGTGAATTACAACGTATTGGCAGAAAAATAA
- a CDS encoding Nramp family divalent metal transporter, which produces MNEKKLTFKDYAKALGPGAIMSAAIIGPGTVTTASTQGANYGYTALWILLLACLIAYFFQEPATRISIGCKESVMVGVREYISPGVAKFLWVVLFVGSIAFQAGNLSGASMALTYFFPGTTNLLWAIIMSVLALVIVLLNRYKIIEGVNQILIILMVLAFVLTACTSGPNIGDMFTEGFSFKIPGGNAILAVSLLATTVTPNLVLGYSSFLRKKYPDSKSPKNDIKLAKADLGLNMFITFLITGAIIVCAGTLLHPKGIQISSAADMAQQLTPLLGRFAGIFFSLGLWAAAISSVLYQISIHNMLFPPAFELDENPKAKHNVIITCLVVLIPIILIVIFGSSPVQLIIAAQALNGIALPMVCIISWILCNKKSLLGDFVNNLRQNIIMGIVTALTLLFAINALYSVIQKVIAMF; this is translated from the coding sequence ATGAATGAAAAGAAACTGACGTTCAAAGACTATGCAAAAGCCCTGGGGCCCGGTGCAATCATGTCTGCCGCCATTATCGGCCCGGGCACGGTGACGACCGCGTCCACTCAGGGGGCGAATTATGGCTATACGGCACTTTGGATTTTGCTGTTGGCCTGCCTTATCGCTTATTTTTTCCAGGAACCTGCGACAAGGATCTCCATCGGCTGTAAAGAATCCGTGATGGTAGGCGTGAGAGAGTACATAAGCCCCGGAGTGGCAAAATTCCTGTGGGTTGTGCTTTTTGTAGGCAGCATTGCTTTCCAGGCAGGGAACTTAAGCGGCGCTTCCATGGCCCTTACGTATTTCTTCCCCGGGACCACCAATCTGCTTTGGGCGATCATCATGTCTGTGCTGGCACTGGTGATTGTACTTTTGAACCGTTACAAAATTATTGAGGGCGTAAACCAGATTCTAATTATTTTGATGGTCCTGGCTTTCGTGCTCACCGCATGTACCTCCGGACCGAATATCGGAGATATGTTCACAGAAGGGTTTTCCTTTAAGATTCCCGGCGGCAATGCGATATTGGCGGTGTCTTTGCTGGCTACCACCGTTACCCCGAACCTGGTCCTTGGATATTCTTCTTTCCTGAGAAAGAAATATCCCGATTCCAAATCACCGAAAAATGATATCAAGCTGGCTAAGGCTGACTTAGGCCTTAATATGTTTATTACGTTCCTGATCACCGGCGCGATCATCGTTTGTGCTGGAACCCTGCTTCATCCCAAGGGAATCCAGATTTCTTCTGCAGCCGATATGGCACAGCAGCTGACTCCTCTGCTCGGAAGATTTGCAGGCATCTTTTTCTCATTGGGCCTGTGGGCGGCCGCTATCTCTTCCGTGCTCTATCAAATTTCAATCCACAATATGCTGTTCCCGCCTGCATTTGAGCTGGATGAAAATCCGAAGGCAAAGCATAATGTCATCATCACTTGTTTGGTAGTGTTGATTCCCATTATCCTGATCGTGATCTTCGGCTCTTCCCCGGTACAGCTGATCATCGCCGCTCAGGCGCTGAATGGTATTGCCCTTCCCATGGTGTGTATCATCAGCTGGATATTGTGCAACAAGAAATCGCTGCTTGGAGATTTTGTGAATAATCTGAGACAGAACATCATCATGGGTATCGTGACAGCGCTGACTCTGCTGTTTGCGATCAACGCGCTTTACAGTGTTATACAGAAAGTGATCGCGATGTTCTGA
- a CDS encoding GntR family transcriptional regulator, translating to MAASDFGSNPSLKQLVYDNLKERIINGDLRPGTRLREEDLSAEMNISRAPIREALNMLERDGFTTIVPRKGAIVAEVMKEDILYIWEMRALLEPYAAKMSTMDIPEEKIAEAKRSLFKVMDHPGDLAQYVNSDLEVHEMMVDYLSNRFLKSILQNMKAHSLRLRWAAEYDNEETQESIVEDATREHLDIIYAFEKRDENLVYRTVQKHVENSAERLLGAKYVNYRN from the coding sequence ATGGCAGCGTCTGATTTTGGCTCCAATCCGTCTTTAAAACAGTTAGTCTATGATAATTTAAAGGAGCGCATCATAAATGGAGATCTGAGGCCGGGAACCCGTCTGAGGGAAGAAGATCTGTCGGCGGAAATGAACATCAGCCGCGCTCCCATCCGGGAGGCACTGAATATGCTGGAACGGGATGGATTTACTACGATCGTGCCAAGGAAAGGAGCAATCGTGGCGGAGGTGATGAAGGAGGATATCCTGTATATTTGGGAGATGCGGGCGCTTTTGGAGCCTTATGCCGCTAAAATGTCCACGATGGATATTCCGGAAGAGAAGATCGCGGAGGCGAAACGGAGTCTATTCAAGGTCATGGACCATCCGGGCGACCTGGCTCAGTATGTCAATTCGGATTTGGAAGTGCACGAGATGATGGTGGATTACCTGTCCAACCGATTTTTAAAGAGTATCCTCCAGAATATGAAAGCTCATTCCCTCAGGCTCCGATGGGCGGCAGAATATGATAATGAGGAGACTCAGGAGTCCATAGTGGAGGATGCCACCAGGGAGCATTTGGATATTATTTATGCTTTTGAAAAACGGGATGAGAATCTGGTATACCGCACTGTGCAGAAGCATGTGGAGAACAGCGCGGAGCGCTTGCTCGGCGCCAAGTACGTAAATTACAGGAACTAG